In Roseomonas fluvialis, one genomic interval encodes:
- a CDS encoding methylated-DNA--[protein]-cysteine S-methyltransferase, which translates to MPQLSLHTPLGDLTLSEEDGAIVALDWGRGRDQDATPLLVRARDQLQDYFDGTRTVFDLPLAPHGTAFQRKVWDALCAIPAGQTRSYAYIARQVGCRAARAIGQANGANPIPILIPCHRVVAANGGLGGYSGGEGEATKRYLLDLERLAPGADTLFTARTAQRRIRPS; encoded by the coding sequence ATGCCCCAGCTTTCGCTCCACACCCCGCTCGGGGACCTGACCCTGTCGGAGGAAGACGGCGCCATCGTCGCCCTCGACTGGGGTCGCGGCCGCGACCAGGACGCCACCCCCCTGCTGGTGCGCGCGCGTGACCAACTCCAGGACTATTTCGACGGCACACGCACGGTGTTCGATCTGCCGCTTGCGCCTCATGGCACCGCATTCCAGCGCAAGGTGTGGGATGCGCTGTGCGCCATCCCTGCCGGGCAGACACGATCCTATGCCTACATCGCCCGCCAGGTCGGCTGCCGTGCGGCGCGCGCCATCGGCCAGGCCAATGGCGCCAACCCGATCCCGATCCTGATCCCCTGCCACCGCGTGGTCGCCGCCAATGGCGGCCTCGGCGGCTATTCGGGCGGCGAGGGAGAGGCTACCAAGCGCTACCTCCTGGACCTCGAGCGCCTGGCGCCCGGGGCCGACACCCTGTTCACGGCCCGCACGGCCCAGCGACGGATCCGCCCTTCATGA